From Shewanella yunxiaonensis, the proteins below share one genomic window:
- the ftsY gene encoding signal recognition particle-docking protein FtsY encodes MAKKGLFSWFRKDAPVEDAAAESPATDVENIATGAESAEEDVSAIETPDRAAASTESLETDTVAPESEAAVAADTAASAIAEAFQGAADEVVTEDVTPSAEEAVAETVSVEVQPEPQEKPHKEGLFARLKRGLMRTSENIGSGFIGLFRGKKIDDELFEELEEQLLIADVGVETTTKLINSLTEHANRKQLKDAEALYALMQQEMLATLEPVSKPLVPENAAGPFVILMVGVNGVGKTTTIGKLAKQYQREGKSVMLAAGDTFRAAAVEQLQVWGQRNNIPVIAQHTGADSASVLFDALQAAKSRKVDVLIADTAGRLQNKAHLMDELKKVVRVMKKLDEDAPHEVMLTLDASTGQNAISQAQLFHEAVGVSGITISKLDGTAKGGVIFAIADKFGIPIRYIGVGEQIDDLRTFNAKDFIDALFSQEKADS; translated from the coding sequence ATGGCAAAAAAAGGTTTATTTTCCTGGTTCCGTAAAGATGCACCTGTTGAGGACGCCGCAGCGGAATCGCCTGCTACCGATGTTGAAAACATTGCAACCGGAGCCGAGTCTGCTGAAGAGGACGTCTCTGCTATTGAGACACCAGATCGCGCGGCAGCAAGCACTGAAAGTCTTGAGACAGACACCGTAGCACCCGAGAGCGAAGCGGCCGTCGCCGCGGACACTGCAGCTTCCGCTATTGCTGAAGCATTCCAGGGCGCTGCAGATGAGGTCGTGACTGAGGACGTTACACCATCAGCAGAGGAAGCTGTCGCAGAAACCGTTAGCGTTGAAGTTCAGCCAGAGCCTCAGGAAAAGCCGCATAAAGAGGGGCTGTTTGCCCGCCTGAAACGCGGTCTGATGCGTACCAGTGAGAACATCGGTAGTGGTTTTATCGGTTTGTTCCGCGGTAAGAAAATTGATGATGAGTTGTTTGAAGAGCTAGAAGAACAACTGCTGATCGCTGATGTTGGCGTGGAAACTACCACCAAGCTCATCAATAGCCTGACCGAACATGCTAATCGCAAGCAACTCAAGGATGCAGAAGCGCTGTATGCCTTGATGCAACAGGAGATGCTGGCAACACTGGAACCGGTAAGTAAACCGTTAGTGCCGGAAAATGCCGCTGGCCCGTTTGTGATCTTGATGGTCGGCGTTAACGGGGTCGGTAAAACCACCACTATCGGTAAATTGGCCAAGCAATATCAGCGCGAGGGCAAATCGGTCATGCTGGCGGCAGGTGATACCTTCCGCGCGGCAGCGGTGGAGCAGCTCCAGGTATGGGGACAGCGTAATAATATTCCCGTCATTGCACAGCACACCGGAGCTGATAGCGCATCGGTATTATTTGATGCACTGCAAGCGGCTAAATCCCGTAAAGTGGATGTATTGATCGCCGATACTGCGGGGCGTTTGCAGAATAAGGCACACCTGATGGATGAGCTGAAAAAAGTGGTGCGGGTGATGAAAAAGCTCGATGAAGACGCTCCGCATGAAGTGATGCTAACCCTTGATGCCAGCACCGGCCAGAATGCGATCAGTCAGGCACAATTGTTCCATGAAGCCGTGGGGGTCTCCGGTATCACAATCAGCAAGCTGGATGGCACTGCTAAAGGCGGAGTGATCTTTGCTATCGCTGATAAATTTGGTATTCCTATCCGTTACATAGGTGTAGGTGAGCAGATTGATGATCTGCGGACTTTTAATGCCAAAGACTTTATCGATGCCCTGTTCAGTCAGGAGAAAGCGGATAGTTAA
- the rsmD gene encoding 16S rRNA (guanine(966)-N(2))-methyltransferase RsmD, translating into MTKNRPGSGQVRIIAGQWRSRRLPIKDLEGLRPTTDRVRETLFNWLSGYLTGANVLDCFAGSGALSLEALSRYAAFARIHELQRSAAEQLQTNLATLKCDNAEVIIGDSLQLLNRPADKRFDIVFIDPPFRKGLAAQAIALVQQHGWLNDGALIYVEVEAELHGLPLPPQWQPLKEKQAGQVSYRLYCYQEEAN; encoded by the coding sequence ATGACCAAAAATCGTCCGGGCAGCGGTCAGGTAAGAATTATCGCGGGACAATGGCGTTCTCGCAGACTGCCGATTAAGGATCTGGAAGGTTTACGGCCCACAACCGACCGTGTCAGAGAAACGCTATTCAATTGGTTGAGTGGCTACCTGACCGGCGCTAATGTGCTGGACTGTTTTGCTGGCAGCGGCGCATTGTCGCTGGAAGCCCTGTCGCGTTACGCAGCGTTTGCCCGGATCCACGAACTACAGCGCAGTGCGGCCGAACAGCTGCAGACCAATTTAGCCACACTGAAATGCGATAACGCCGAAGTGATCATTGGCGATTCGCTACAGCTATTGAATCGTCCGGCAGACAAGCGGTTTGATATCGTATTCATCGACCCGCCATTTCGCAAAGGTCTGGCAGCACAGGCTATTGCGCTAGTGCAACAGCACGGCTGGCTTAATGATGGGGCATTGATTTATGTCGAAGTTGAAGCAGAGCTGCACGGGTTACCACTGCCACCACAATGGCAACCGCTGAAAGAAAAGCAAGCCGGACAGGTCAGTTATCGGCTGTATTGTTATCAGGAGGAGGCTAACTGA
- a CDS encoding DUF1145 domain-containing protein — translation MRATILFGKSITALAWLLMVFNLLHPFAGNIAIILNILLGVTTMMHGLQTLIFYTLFNQALPLAKADYVKAFIFGVFALLEYRQKLLQQQAQSPHQR, via the coding sequence ATGCGTGCTACCATCCTGTTTGGCAAAAGCATCACCGCGCTAGCGTGGTTGTTGATGGTATTTAATCTGCTGCACCCATTTGCCGGCAATATCGCCATCATCCTTAACATTCTGTTGGGAGTGACGACCATGATGCATGGGTTGCAAACGCTGATCTTTTACACGCTGTTCAATCAGGCCTTGCCACTCGCAAAAGCCGACTATGTAAAAGCGTTTATTTTTGGCGTATTTGCATTGTTGGAGTACCGGCAGAAGTTGTTGCAGCAGCAAGCGCAATCACCACATCAGCGATAA
- a CDS encoding DUF4870 domain-containing protein: protein MYNSPLPKQERDMGMLVHLATFAGYLIPFGNLLGPLIVWLMKREDSAFVDACGRNTLNFQISMLIYYAIAIVLAFVLIGFFLIGLLVLLNVIFTIVAAIKASEGKVFKYQLAIGFL from the coding sequence ATGTACAATTCACCATTACCAAAACAGGAACGGGATATGGGAATGCTAGTGCATTTAGCCACGTTTGCCGGGTACCTGATCCCCTTTGGTAATCTCCTTGGGCCGCTCATTGTGTGGTTGATGAAGCGCGAAGATTCCGCATTTGTTGATGCCTGCGGGCGCAACACCCTCAACTTTCAAATCAGCATGTTGATTTATTACGCCATTGCCATCGTGCTGGCGTTTGTGCTGATAGGCTTTTTTCTGATCGGCTTGCTGGTTTTACTGAATGTGATTTTCACTATTGTTGCCGCCATTAAAGCCAGCGAAGGCAAGGTGTTTAAATATCAGTTGGCGATTGGCTTTTTGTAA
- a CDS encoding MOSC domain-containing protein yields the protein MSASLSLPSHQLCGLYAGDNLLFREGLLSGIDSKQSQPVLQVSFYGVLHDAQADGKNHGGAERVLHHFPLEHYQVYQQRELMVPKRTAPAMGENISSLGITEHHLHIGDIVALGDVLLQVTQPRAPCFKLNVQFGHPGFSLAMQETAMCGWFYRVLQEGTIKLDDQLILRERHSDISLAESMALYFAPQYDAAAYEKLLTATGLASDWQHNLQQRLANGKIEDWQKRLHGPVQFQALQGR from the coding sequence ATGTCTGCCTCTCTGTCTTTGCCATCACATCAATTGTGCGGTTTATATGCGGGTGACAATCTGCTGTTTCGTGAAGGTTTGCTAAGTGGCATCGACAGCAAACAGTCGCAACCCGTGTTACAGGTATCTTTCTACGGGGTGTTACACGACGCACAAGCTGACGGCAAAAATCATGGCGGTGCTGAACGCGTGCTGCACCATTTCCCGTTGGAACATTATCAGGTTTACCAACAACGGGAATTGATGGTGCCGAAGCGCACTGCGCCAGCGATGGGGGAAAATATTTCGTCTTTGGGGATCACGGAGCACCATCTGCATATCGGCGATATCGTGGCGTTAGGTGATGTGTTATTGCAGGTGACGCAACCCCGCGCGCCCTGTTTTAAGCTCAATGTGCAGTTTGGTCATCCTGGCTTTTCACTGGCCATGCAAGAAACCGCCATGTGCGGTTGGTTTTATCGGGTATTGCAAGAAGGGACGATCAAATTAGACGATCAGTTGATTTTGCGTGAACGGCACTCGGATATCAGCCTCGCGGAGTCGATGGCACTGTATTTTGCCCCACAATATGATGCTGCGGCCTATGAAAAGCTGTTAACCGCCACCGGCTTAGCCAGCGACTGGCAGCACAATCTGCAACAGCGCTTAGCTAACGGTAAGATTGAAGATTGGCAAAAGCGCCTACACGGCCCCGTACAATTTCAGGCTTTACAAGGAAGGTAA
- a CDS encoding PfkB family carbohydrate kinase: MANILLVANLNCDRLLLLNKALRTGGRFHYQDGGRRLGGGGANTGIGLEWAGHKVALVSQLGRDELGDWVLAEAGMQGLDCRRVQRHEGSTSEILLVMTPDGERTIIRPERPRFQLAAPPRWSEWDALYLNTSAEGAVSWALTALPQTLVVAQLAKDDRSRPCHVLLSSHSDMHERTTLPRWEFAKQIAGEALRYFIVTEGELGARLYRVDGELQVPAVTASVVDTTGAGDVYAAGLIHGLLSGLAIEQAMQEAAIWGAYAVASETSVPGAALRLYLQGAI; this comes from the coding sequence ATGGCCAATATCTTGCTGGTGGCGAATCTGAATTGTGATCGTCTGCTGTTGCTTAACAAAGCGCTGCGAACCGGTGGTCGCTTTCATTATCAGGATGGTGGTCGCCGTTTGGGTGGTGGCGGTGCCAATACTGGTATCGGGCTGGAATGGGCGGGCCATAAAGTCGCGCTGGTTAGCCAATTGGGCCGTGATGAATTAGGGGATTGGGTGCTGGCGGAAGCGGGCATGCAAGGCTTGGATTGCCGACGCGTACAGCGGCATGAAGGCAGTACCAGCGAGATCCTGCTAGTGATGACCCCGGATGGTGAACGCACCATCATTCGCCCAGAACGCCCGAGATTCCAACTGGCAGCACCGCCGCGCTGGTCAGAATGGGATGCGTTGTACCTCAATACCTCTGCCGAAGGTGCCGTAAGTTGGGCGCTGACCGCTTTACCGCAGACACTCGTGGTAGCTCAACTCGCTAAAGATGATCGGTCTCGGCCATGTCATGTGTTGTTGTCGTCGCACTCTGATATGCATGAACGCACAACACTTCCTCGTTGGGAATTTGCGAAGCAGATTGCCGGTGAGGCGCTTCGCTATTTTATTGTGACTGAAGGTGAACTGGGCGCGCGTTTATATCGTGTTGACGGTGAGTTACAGGTGCCCGCTGTCACGGCTAGCGTCGTCGATACTACCGGCGCTGGCGATGTTTACGCTGCGGGACTGATTCATGGTTTATTGTCAGGGCTGGCAATTGAACAGGCCATGCAGGAAGCGGCAATTTGGGGCGCTTATGCGGTGGCATCAGAAACTTCGGTGCCCGGGGCCGCATTACGACTGTACCTGCAAGGGGCCATTTAG
- a CDS encoding patatin-like phospholipase family protein, with amino-acid sequence MMQTALVLEGGGLRAIYTAGVLDTFLDAGLTFPYLVGVSAGAIYPASYVSRQLGRNLQIQQSYLTDKRYMGLRHWLKTGNYINVDFSYRQMANKLIPFDFNTFLNSGTEFRVGAFNCLTGNTDFFGMADFSDHEQFLDVLIASSSLPFVSSPMWINGTPYLDGGIAAPIPMAQARKDGFSKQVVILTQDAAYRKSAFKPAWLARKIYRRYPAVVAALLQRHQRYNQALDALQQQVIEGNALVIQPQAPLGLSRLERNVSKVSAVYQLGRKDGTEQLARVHAFLQLSSQ; translated from the coding sequence ATGATGCAAACCGCATTAGTACTGGAAGGCGGCGGCCTGCGGGCAATTTATACTGCCGGGGTGCTGGATACCTTTCTGGACGCGGGGTTGACATTTCCCTATCTGGTAGGGGTGTCTGCCGGGGCCATTTATCCGGCCTCATATGTGTCACGCCAGCTCGGTCGGAACTTGCAAATTCAACAAAGCTATTTGACGGACAAACGTTATATGGGGTTGCGGCACTGGCTGAAAACCGGCAATTACATCAATGTTGATTTTAGCTATAGGCAAATGGCTAACAAGCTAATCCCTTTTGATTTCAATACGTTTCTCAATAGTGGCACTGAATTTCGCGTGGGGGCATTTAATTGTCTGACGGGCAACACCGACTTTTTTGGCATGGCCGATTTCTCGGACCATGAGCAGTTTCTGGATGTGCTGATTGCCTCTTCCAGTTTGCCGTTTGTGTCATCGCCAATGTGGATTAACGGGACACCGTATCTAGATGGTGGTATTGCTGCGCCCATTCCTATGGCGCAGGCGCGTAAAGATGGTTTCAGTAAGCAAGTCGTGATCCTGACTCAGGATGCTGCCTATCGCAAATCCGCCTTTAAACCGGCCTGGTTGGCGCGCAAAATTTATCGACGTTATCCGGCGGTGGTCGCTGCGTTGTTACAGCGGCATCAACGTTATAACCAGGCGTTGGATGCGTTACAACAACAGGTCATTGAGGGAAATGCTTTGGTGATCCAACCGCAGGCACCGTTGGGGTTGTCGCGTTTGGAGCGTAATGTCAGCAAAGTCAGTGCGGTGTATCAACTGGGAAGAAAAGACGGCACCGAGCAATTGGCAAGGGTACACGCATTCTTGCAATTATCGTCGCAGTAA
- a CDS encoding excalibur calcium-binding domain-containing protein, with the protein MKRLLFYVVFAYACWMVWQRFEGNKVFVTQSPQWKQTVIDEASKLPAYGDRMPAATQFKCDGRQYCSQMHSRAEAEFFLHNCPNVKMDGDGDGIPCENDSRW; encoded by the coding sequence GTGAAACGACTGTTATTTTATGTGGTATTTGCCTACGCCTGCTGGATGGTATGGCAACGGTTTGAAGGCAACAAAGTGTTTGTCACTCAATCGCCGCAATGGAAGCAAACCGTGATTGACGAAGCCAGCAAATTGCCGGCTTATGGAGATCGCATGCCCGCAGCAACCCAATTTAAATGCGATGGTCGCCAGTATTGCTCGCAGATGCACTCACGCGCCGAAGCAGAATTTTTCCTCCACAATTGTCCCAACGTCAAAATGGATGGCGATGGTGATGGTATCCCCTGTGAAAATGACAGTCGCTGGTAA
- a CDS encoding PepSY-associated TM helix domain-containing protein — MQIRSDVLRIYQKVHLWTGITAGILLFICFFAGALTMFKPQLSAWASPPTDILPQIPVTQVDTLLQKALAQHPEIGKGFTLHLDDNKYAPLTWYQSGGGRELNLDAQQWQATLDEQGKLLTQKVQPSQLGTLIDQLHRTAGIPGDVGHEQLGVLVMGIASILYFMALVSGVIFLLPTLVKNLFALRQKKGASRFWLDTHNLLGITALPFHIVIAITVVVFAFHDVFYDALSEFVYGERPVFNRVAPLKQPLDISHLPLLSDIIATANRHAPGYQAQSLTFMGLDSPRPAVRIEMYNEAALMRGPIADFLSLQPYSLQPQFSTFTPGETGLWGRVVSVFFGLHFGSFGGMPGRWLYFFMGLSGAMLFYSGNLLWLEKRRQQQKGTTLPQQPRTVRLMAATTVGCCLGSVASVAMTLLAAKWLHAWVDNSNYAYLWSYYLCFFAAVIYSFWRGAARAAIHLLRLTALACVAMPLTAIAATCFPTLGIWAPQTLSNLMVELVALLFAFGCSYSARLTCQRAYHGPADSIWAIAPKANAQSTTSNASAC; from the coding sequence ATGCAAATCCGCAGTGACGTTCTCCGGATCTATCAGAAGGTACATCTCTGGACCGGGATAACCGCTGGCATACTGCTGTTCATCTGCTTCTTTGCCGGCGCGTTAACCATGTTCAAACCACAATTATCAGCCTGGGCTTCACCCCCCACTGATATTTTGCCGCAGATTCCGGTGACACAAGTCGATACCCTGCTACAAAAAGCACTAGCCCAACACCCAGAGATCGGTAAAGGCTTTACGCTGCATCTCGATGATAACAAATATGCCCCACTGACCTGGTACCAATCTGGTGGCGGTCGTGAACTCAATTTAGATGCACAACAATGGCAAGCAACGTTGGATGAACAGGGCAAGCTGCTGACGCAAAAAGTGCAGCCCAGTCAGCTCGGGACATTGATCGATCAATTACATCGTACCGCAGGGATCCCAGGTGATGTTGGCCATGAGCAGCTCGGAGTGCTGGTGATGGGCATCGCCTCGATACTGTATTTTATGGCGTTAGTGTCAGGCGTGATTTTCTTGCTCCCGACATTAGTGAAAAATCTATTCGCGCTGCGTCAGAAAAAAGGAGCCAGTCGCTTCTGGCTGGACACACATAATTTGCTGGGGATTACCGCCTTACCCTTTCACATCGTCATCGCCATCACCGTCGTTGTGTTTGCATTTCATGATGTGTTTTACGATGCGCTGAGCGAATTTGTTTATGGTGAACGCCCGGTGTTCAACCGTGTCGCGCCATTAAAGCAGCCATTAGACATCTCACATTTACCCCTCCTCAGTGACATTATCGCGACTGCCAATCGTCATGCTCCCGGCTATCAAGCGCAATCACTGACGTTTATGGGGCTCGACTCGCCCCGGCCCGCCGTGAGAATCGAAATGTATAACGAAGCCGCACTGATGCGTGGCCCCATCGCCGACTTTTTGTCGCTGCAACCCTATTCGCTGCAGCCACAATTCAGCACCTTCACGCCGGGTGAAACCGGACTTTGGGGACGGGTAGTCTCAGTATTCTTTGGTCTGCATTTTGGCAGCTTTGGCGGTATGCCTGGACGCTGGTTGTATTTTTTTATGGGGCTTAGCGGGGCCATGCTGTTTTACAGCGGCAATCTGCTATGGTTGGAAAAACGGCGCCAACAACAAAAAGGAACAACGCTCCCACAACAGCCACGAACAGTACGCTTGATGGCGGCAACCACCGTCGGCTGCTGTCTGGGTTCGGTGGCATCAGTCGCCATGACCCTGTTGGCAGCAAAATGGCTCCATGCCTGGGTAGACAACAGTAATTACGCTTATCTGTGGAGTTACTACCTGTGTTTCTTCGCTGCGGTCATATACAGCTTCTGGCGGGGAGCAGCGAGAGCCGCCATTCATCTGCTCAGACTAACAGCACTCGCCTGTGTTGCCATGCCACTGACGGCTATTGCCGCCACATGCTTTCCCACCCTTGGGATCTGGGCACCACAGACACTCTCTAACCTCATGGTGGAGTTAGTGGCCTTGTTATTTGCATTTGGCTGTTCATATAGTGCGCGTCTCACTTGCCAGCGCGCCTACCACGGGCCAGCAGACAGTATCTGGGCAATAGCGCCAAAAGCTAATGCTCAGTCAACAACCTCTAATGCCTCAGCTTGCTGA
- a CDS encoding AraC family transcriptional regulator yields MMSDIARLMAALAPKAGTFPTVLPGIRIFRTDSYQSRRPMCYWQGIMIVGQGCKRLYLEDKILEYNAQKPLVMTVPMPVECETFASAAEPTLVMIVDIDPQLLSRVIHQLSQYHNLPVTLELSRQPGLFLAQNNELLECCIERLLHTLQSPLEACVLGEGIVQELLFRILLTEDAAPLYALASAHSRLARIDKALQYIHRHYSDTVEVEQLAALVNMSSSAFHRCFREVTSSSPIQYLKKLRLNRARELLLQGVKVKQAATGVGYESAAQFSREFKRYFNQSPGSCAKTLEAWQ; encoded by the coding sequence ATGATGTCTGACATTGCACGACTAATGGCGGCGCTGGCACCTAAGGCGGGAACCTTCCCAACAGTGTTGCCTGGGATCCGTATCTTTCGCACTGATAGTTACCAAAGCCGTCGCCCGATGTGCTATTGGCAAGGAATAATGATCGTGGGACAGGGATGTAAGCGGTTATACCTTGAAGACAAAATTCTGGAGTATAACGCGCAGAAGCCGCTGGTGATGACCGTCCCGATGCCAGTGGAGTGTGAGACCTTTGCCTCCGCGGCAGAGCCCACGTTGGTGATGATAGTGGATATTGACCCGCAACTGCTGAGTCGGGTGATCCATCAGCTCAGCCAGTACCATAATCTACCGGTAACGTTGGAACTCAGCCGTCAGCCCGGACTGTTTTTGGCGCAAAACAATGAACTGCTGGAATGTTGTATCGAACGACTGTTGCACACCTTGCAATCGCCACTCGAGGCTTGTGTGTTAGGCGAGGGCATAGTGCAGGAGTTGTTATTCCGGATTTTACTGACAGAAGATGCGGCACCTTTATATGCGTTGGCGTCGGCACATAGCCGTTTAGCACGCATTGATAAAGCATTGCAGTATATCCACCGACATTACAGTGACACGGTCGAGGTGGAACAGTTAGCGGCATTGGTGAATATGAGCAGCTCAGCGTTTCATCGCTGTTTTCGTGAAGTCACTTCCTCTTCACCAATCCAGTACCTGAAAAAGTTACGCTTAAACCGGGCGCGAGAGCTGCTGTTGCAAGGGGTTAAAGTGAAGCAGGCGGCAACTGGTGTGGGCTATGAGAGTGCTGCCCAGTTCAGTCGTGAGTTCAAACGTTACTTTAATCAGAGCCCCGGTAGCTGTGCTAAAACGTTGGAAGCATGGCAGTAG
- a CDS encoding iron-containing alcohol dehydrogenase — MFNFDYRNPTHIVFGKDRLAEIDKLVPQQARVLVLYGGGSVKKFGTLDAVTKALGNRHVVEFGGIEANPRYETLMKAAVIAKAEHIDFLLAVGGGSVMDGTKFVALATHFEGDTATLLWNGTAAVDSSKILPLATVATLPATGSEMNAFAVVSHPKGKFGVHHPQCYPQFSVLDPSLTFTLPKIQVANGVVDAFVHVCEQYVTYAADARIQDRFAEGILQTLIEVGAVTVANPEDYDARANLVWAATNALNGLIGTGVPQDWATHMIGHELTARFGIDHAQTLAIVMPSLWQVCREQKRTKLLQYGERVWHITEGSEDERIDAAISKTREFFESLGIKTRLRDYDAAKADINDIIAALEAHHMTKLGEHQTITPAVSRQILELAW; from the coding sequence ATGTTCAATTTTGATTATCGCAACCCAACCCATATTGTTTTCGGCAAAGATCGCCTTGCCGAAATCGATAAACTGGTACCACAGCAGGCACGGGTACTGGTGTTATATGGTGGTGGCAGCGTGAAAAAATTTGGCACGCTTGACGCAGTAACAAAGGCATTGGGCAATCGTCACGTCGTCGAATTTGGCGGGATTGAAGCCAACCCACGCTATGAAACTCTGATGAAAGCCGCTGTCATCGCCAAAGCCGAGCATATCGACTTTCTGCTGGCGGTTGGCGGTGGCTCGGTCATGGATGGCACCAAATTTGTTGCCTTAGCAACTCACTTTGAAGGTGATACTGCCACCTTATTGTGGAACGGGACAGCGGCGGTCGACAGCAGCAAAATCCTGCCATTAGCCACAGTCGCAACCCTGCCTGCCACCGGTTCTGAAATGAATGCCTTTGCCGTGGTCAGTCACCCGAAAGGTAAATTTGGCGTGCATCATCCGCAGTGTTATCCACAATTTTCGGTACTGGATCCAAGCCTTACCTTCACTCTGCCGAAAATCCAGGTGGCCAATGGGGTGGTTGATGCATTTGTGCATGTCTGCGAACAGTATGTCACTTATGCTGCAGACGCCCGCATTCAGGACCGCTTTGCCGAAGGCATTTTGCAGACATTAATCGAAGTTGGCGCAGTAACTGTTGCTAACCCTGAAGATTATGACGCCCGCGCCAACCTGGTATGGGCTGCGACCAATGCCCTCAATGGGCTGATTGGCACTGGTGTTCCTCAGGACTGGGCAACCCATATGATTGGTCATGAACTCACCGCACGTTTCGGCATCGACCATGCCCAAACACTGGCGATCGTTATGCCATCCCTGTGGCAAGTCTGCCGCGAACAAAAGCGCACCAAACTGCTGCAATATGGTGAGCGCGTGTGGCATATCACGGAAGGTAGCGAAGATGAACGGATTGACGCCGCGATTAGCAAAACTCGCGAATTCTTTGAAAGTCTTGGCATTAAAACCCGGTTACGGGACTATGATGCGGCCAAGGCGGACATCAACGACATCATCGCAGCACTGGAAGCCCACCACATGACTAAGCTCGGCGAGCATCAGACTATTACCCCTGCAGTTAGCCGGCAGATATTAGAATTGGCTTGGTAA
- a CDS encoding response regulator, producing MERAYQILVVDDHKDIRDLLQRFLQQHGLRVVTAADGVDMYKQMSAQRFDLLILDLMLPGKDGVTLCREIRAESNIPIIMLTALGEEIDRIVGLEVGADDYVPKPFNPRELLARIKSVLRRHFAIPNVEELATASPSLYIFDHWQLNTTTRELKDPADALVALTSTEFTMLLAFLSHPNVVLSREDLLKLVQGRGADVYDRAIDTLISRLRKKIEQDPKQPKLIKTIWGGGYQFSCEVTHG from the coding sequence ATGGAACGGGCTTATCAGATACTAGTCGTTGATGATCACAAAGATATCCGTGACTTACTACAGCGTTTCCTGCAACAACATGGCTTGCGCGTAGTGACGGCTGCCGATGGTGTTGATATGTACAAACAGATGTCAGCGCAACGTTTTGACCTGCTCATTCTGGATCTGATGTTACCGGGTAAAGACGGCGTCACGCTTTGCCGGGAAATCCGCGCGGAGAGTAATATCCCCATCATCATGCTGACGGCATTAGGTGAAGAAATTGACCGGATTGTCGGCCTCGAAGTTGGTGCTGACGATTACGTGCCAAAACCATTCAATCCTCGGGAACTGTTAGCCCGAATAAAATCGGTGTTGCGGCGCCATTTTGCGATTCCTAATGTGGAAGAGCTGGCAACCGCAAGCCCTAGTCTCTACATTTTTGACCATTGGCAGCTCAACACCACCACTCGCGAACTCAAAGATCCGGCGGATGCGCTAGTGGCACTGACCTCCACCGAATTCACTATGCTGCTGGCATTTCTATCGCACCCGAATGTTGTCTTAAGCCGCGAGGATTTGTTGAAGCTGGTGCAGGGACGTGGAGCGGATGTGTATGATCGTGCGATAGACACCTTGATCAGCCGATTACGCAAGAAAATTGAACAAGACCCGAAACAACCCAAATTAATTAAAACCATCTGGGGCGGCGGCTACCAATTTAGCTGCGAGGTGACACATGGTTAA